From the Desulfovibrio aminophilus genome, the window GCCGAAGGCCTCGGTCACGGCGCGCTGGCGGGCCAGGATGCGGACCAGGCCGAGGGCGTTCTCGTTGTATGCCGCCAGGGCCTTCTGGGCGGTCTGGGCGGTCTGGAGCATGGCCTGGCGCTCCAGGTCCAGGGCGAGTTGGTTGGACGACCGCCAAACGTAGACCACGATGGCGGACACGGCCACGATCACGGCCAGGGCCGCGGGGCCGATGAGGACCAGGCTGATGCCTTTGCGGAACATGGGCGTTCTCCCTGTCGACGGCCGCCGTGCCCCGTCTGTCGGGGCAGCCGCGGTCATTGACCGCGAGGGACGGGCCGGTTAGGCTGACAATCGGATGGAAACCACATTCGCATCCTGTTGGGCGAACGCTAGGGTGTATTTGTTGTCAAGTCAATTACAAACGGATGTGTATCGCCGCTTTTCGAGGCAGCGCGGCATCGCCGGGGCAGCGGGGGATGGCCGCGACGGGGAGGGGGAAACGGAATGAACGGGGGACTCGGAGAAAGAATCCGCGCGATCCGCGGCGAAACCAGCCAGGAGGACTTCGCCGCCGAACTGGGGATCAGCAAGACCGCGCTCGGCTTCTACGAGCGCAACGAACGGGTTCCACGGGCAACGTTTGTTGCCGAACTCTGCCGTCCGCGAGGCATCTCGCTGGACTGGCTGCTCTACGGCGAGGGCGCCATGCGCCAGGAGCGCCGCCGCTCCGGGGCCGAGGACATGGCCGACCTGCGCGCGGAAAACCGCGAGCTGCGGGAGGAGAACCGTGAACTGCGCATGGAGAACCGCGAACTGCGGGCCGAGAACCGCACCCTGCACGCCGTGATCCGCGCCACGGCCCGCGAAACCCAAGACTAGCCGGCTTCGCCGGTCCATGGAAAGGCCCCCTTCGGGGGGCTCCAACAACGCGAAAAGGCGGAGAGGCATCATGCCCCCCCCGCCTTTCGTCTTTTCGTGAATATTTCAACGGGTACTAGAGGCCGCAGTAAACTTTCATGCATTTCTCCTAAGCAACAATATTATTCAAAACATAATTATGACTTACGCTATGAATTAATAAGTTTACTATAAAATGCTTCGTTCCGCTTCTTTGCAATCTCTAAAATATTCTCAAATGAGTTAACAAATATAGTGATATTGTCTTTAATAAAAACATACCCGTTCATATACTGCTTCAAATCATTAAAAACAATTTTGTTCCACCTGTCTGTCCCTTTCACTTCACTCAAATCGAACACAACATATCCGTAAAAAATAGTGTTATCAGATAGGTGTACTTTTCTTTTGGATTCGACATAGTCACCGTTATCATAAATTAAATGAGAACACTTACCGTTTCTTAATTCATAAATATAATCACGGATTTGCTGTACAGGATTATTTGACAATGTAAATGGCCTTTTTAACTCAACTATATGAACCTCAGAATAACCAGATGAAGATATAGCATCAGCATTGTCAGCATATGCTAAATTATAAAATACAATGTCCGGGCGAAATTCTGATGGCACATCGTGCAACACTTTGTGCTCTGCAATAGGTAAATCACTAGCAATCCAATCGACAAGCGACAGACGGTCATCAATCAGCCAAAGATTATGGTGAGTACCGAAATCTGCCGGCCTTCCTTGTTTTCTCATTGGGAAAATTAAATTATGAATGAAACTCTCTTTTTTTACCTTATCATTTTTATATGTTGTAATAGCTTTTTCAAAGAGCTTAATCACGTGCTGTCTAAACAATATATACGACACAACGTGTGATTGATTCAATAACGAAAATTTCTCAACTTCTTCATGGAATTCTGTTTCAAATTTACTAAAATCAGCAATCTTATCATCCCCAAGACGTTCTAGTAGAGCAGTCATCTCGCAGCGTGAATTGTCTAGCTGTTCATATAACATCTGTCTAAATTTATTTGTTATATCACTCTCAGTTGCTGACACTAACTTTGAAATATCATCGTCAGAATAATTTACGTATCTTAGTTCAGGATTGCGAGAAAGTACGCTATGTACGCTTTTTATAGTTTCAGTTTGCGCCTTAGCCAATGAATCACGCAAAAAGTTTGAAACCCTAATCTTTATTTCGTCGTCCACATCTTCTAAAACTATATCATGCAACATATCAGCATGGTTAACATCTTTGCGTCTTAATGGAATTAAAAATGCATTTCTTTCTGCTGATACATTGGTATCAAGATATTCAGATAAAACCAATCCCATATACATAAAAGGCGTATTCGTTGAATCAAATAAATATTTTTTGGGCAAATTCACTGTTGCTTCAGATTTAAAACTAGAAACGACTCTATTTGATGCGCAGTAGTGCACACTATGTTTATCACTTTTATAATTCTTTATATGGATTAACGAAAAATCAATTCCTTTAATTCGAAATTTTTCGTGCTGATCAATATAATTTGTTGTATCTTTTACAGATACAAGACCCTCACCAACACCAGTAAATGATGTAGTTAATACTCTTGGCCATCCATTAAGAATAAAGTAAGGCAAAAATTCATCAGCAATATTCTTTGCTAATGTTGTTGAAAGTCGCTTATAATAACGCTTGTATTGCGGCTTAATTCCGGTGACTTCTACTATCGTTTTATTTTCTTTTTTTGATGTCAGTTTTGACGAATTATAATCGATACCATCAATTTTAAATATTATGTTTCTTTGAAATGTTTCCCCGTTTAAATTATATACGCTGTCAATTTTAACAAAATTAAATGCTTTAAGCCAGAAAAGGCGTCCGATACCCTTCCCTCCATACTTTCTTTTATGCCGAGTATCTAGTCTTTTAAAGGCGCTAAAATTATCATCATTAAATCCTTCTCCATTATCTTGAACTCTAAATCCAACAATTGGACGCTCTTTTTGCTTATCAGTAACCATCGTTAACTGGTCATCACCTTCACGGATTAAGGTTATTTCTATAATTCTTTCATTAGGATCAATATATTGCGTTGCATGTAATGAGTTAGAAATCGCTTCAAGAATTGGCAAATCCCAACTAGTGCTCGGTGTCCAATTTAAATTATCAATCCGCCCCTCAAAATCTTGAGCAATATTGATGTGCTGCATACCCCCCCCACTCCTAACCGACTATGTCTTTCGGCTGAATGCTTCAATAAATAAAATTCCGTTAGTAGTCGAAAGAAAAAGGGGCCTAAGCCCCTTTTTCTCGTATTAAAGACACGTACAGCCCGCCTAGAAGCCGCCCCGGTCCTTCATGATCTTGGCCAGGTCGGAGACGCGGCAGGAGTAGCCCCACTCGTTGTCGTACCAGACCACGAGCTTGGCCAGGGTCTTGTCCTGGACCCGGGTGTGCTCCTCCTCCACGATGCCGGAGCGGGCGTCGCCCTTGAAGTCCATGGAGACCAGGGGCCGGGTGTTGTAGCCCAGGATGCCCTTGAGCGGGCCCTCGCTGGCGGTCTTGAGCGCCGCGCGCAGGGAGTCGGTGTCGGCCTCGCGCTCGAGCACGCAGGCCAGATCCACCAGCGAGACCGTGGGCGTGGGCACGCGCAGGGAGTAGCCGTCGAACTTGCCCTTGAGCTCCGGGATGACCAGGGCCACGGCCTTGGCCGCGCCGGTGGTGGTCGGGATGATGTTCAGGGCCGCCGCGCGGGCCCGGCGCAGGTCCTTGTGCGGCAGGTCCAGGATGCGCTGGTCGTTGGTGTAGGAGTGGATGGTGCACATCAGGCCCGAGCGGATGCCGAAGGCCTCGTGGATCACCTTGGCCGCCGGGGCCAGGCAGTTGGTGGTGCAGGAGGCGTTGGACACGATGTGGTGCTTGTCCGGGTCATAGGCCTTCTCGTTCACGCCGATGACCACGGTCACGTCCTCCTCCTTGGCCGGGGCGGAGATGATGACCTTCTTGGCTCCGGCCTCCAGGTGGGCCTTGGCCTTGGGTCCGGTGGTGAAGATGCCCGTGGACTCGACCACCACGTCCACGCCCAGGTCGCCCCAGCGGCAGTCGTGGGGGTCGCGCTGGGCCAGGCTTTTCAGGGTCCAGTCGCCGTAGGTGATGTCGCCCTCGACCACGGCGATGGGCGCCCCGGTGTGGCCGTAGTTCGTGTCGAACTCCAGGAGGTGGGCGTTGGTGGCCACGTCGAAGAGGTCGTTGACGGCCACCACCTCCAGATCGTCGTGCCAGCGCTCGTACATGGCCTTGACCACCTGGCGGCCGATGCGGCCGAAACCGTTGATGCCGACGCGCAGCTTGCTCATGGTTCAACTCCTAGCAGGTCGTTGCGGACGTCCCTTTGCACGGGCCGGTCAAAAAACGCGGGGGCGGGGCGCGACGAAAATCCGAGGCCGACGCGTATCTCGACATACGCGGGGATTCGAATTTTTCGGAGCAACGCGGCCATCGCGGATTTTTCAGCGGCCCGCTAGTCGAACGTCCGGTAGTCGAAGGAAAGAACGCTCTCATACTCGCGCTTGAGGGCCTGGTGCAGGCGGGCGTTCTCGATGGCCAGGGCGGAGAGCGCCGCGATGGAGGTCAGGAACTCCTCCTCCTCGGCGTTGAAGGTCCGCTTCTCGTCCGTGTACACGCGCATGACGCCCACGGGCTTGTCCTCCACCCGCAGCGGCACCACGAGCACCGAGACGATGCCCTCGTCCTTGGCCGCCTTGCCGTACTGGAAGCGCGGGTCCGTGGAGGCGTCGGGCACCTGGACCACGCGGCCGGAGAGCACCTCGCGGTCCACGGCGGACTGGTCCAGGTCCACCGGCCCCTTGCGCAGGTACTTGTTGGACAGGCCGAAACCGGCTCCGGGCATAAGCTGGCGGCCGGAACGGTCCAGGAGCCGCAGGGAGCAGGCCTTGGCGTCCATGGCCTTGGCCGCGCACTCGACGATGGTCTTGAGCACCAGCTTGGGGTCCAGGCTGGAGTTGACGGCCATGGCCGCCGCATACAGGGAACGGTAATAGGACTCGTAGCGATCCACCGGGAACCTCCTTGGGGCTGGGGGCGGACGCCCGGATGCGTGGACACGATAGGGGAAATGTTATGCGCAAAGCCCGGGGCGGGTCAAGGCGCGGGACGTGCCGGAAACGTGACGCCCGCGCTCAGTCCAGGCAGCAGTCCTCGCTGATGCGCCGCAGGTTCGCGGCGTCCAGCAGCTCCGGCCGCACGAGGCGCAGGCCGCAGTGTCCGCCGCCCACCCAGGCCACCTCGGCCTCCAGGCCGTCGAGCACCCAGGCCACGCACTCCGAACAGTCCGTGATGCGCAGCCGCTCGCCGGGGGCGGGCACGTAGCCGTCCGGCGGCAGCTCCAGGCGCAGGCCGCCGAGGCAGATGTCGCGCACGATGGTCACGAAGGTCCGCCCGTCCACGGGGGTCACGTCGCAGAACAGGGGGGCGTCCAGGGTGACGCGGGGGTGCTTGCGGCGTTCGGTCATAGGCCCTCCACGATGAGCGGGCCGCGGTGCAGCGCGGCCTTGCCGACGTCCAGGAAGCGGAGGAAGCGCCGCGCCGGGTCCAGGTCCGGGTTCAGCCGCAGGGCGTCCTCCAGGCAGCGGCGGCAGCCCGCCTCGTCCTTCTTGTCATAATACGCCCGGGCGAGGTTGAAATGCAAATGGTCGTCGCGGGGCGACATTTCCAGGGCCTTGGAGAGAAAGACGACGGCCCGGGCGGCCTGGCCGTCCCGGCGCAGGCCCACGCCCTCGCCGTTCAGGTCGTGGGCCGCGCGCTCGCCGAACTCCACGACCCCGGCGGGCAGCCCGGCCAGGAGCAGCCGCGCCAGCTGGATGTCGTCGGCCTGCACGTCCATCTCCCGGGCGATGGACAGGGCCTTGAGCGCCTGGGCCTCGTCCGGGGAGAGATGCTCCAGGGCCCGGGGCCCGCCGAGGATCTCCAGCTTGTCGCGCAGGCCCGCCAGCACGGACAGGAGATGGTCGCGGAAGATGTGCGGCGCGGGCTCGAAGCCGCCCAGCAGCTCGGCGCGCGACAGGGGACGGCGCACCTCGCCGGGCAGCCCGCGCTCGTTGAGCGGCAGGGCCAGGCACTGGTCCTCCTCCAGCCGCAGCACGAGCCAGTGGATGCGCTGGGTGAACTCCCGGGTGGAGGCCGCGCCGCGCCCGGCCTTCCGCTCCCGTTCGTCGGTGAACACCCCGAGTATGGCGGGACAGCTGCTGTTCATGGCTCCTCCTCGCCTGGGGCGAGGCTTTGGCCCCATGATAGCAAAGCGCGGCGAAGTCCGCCTCCGCGCGCGGCGATTTATCACATCCGGCCCGCGAATCGCCGGACGGCGCGGCCCGGACCGCTCCCGGGCGAAAATCCCGGCCGACCGGGACGACATCCCGCTCAGTCGTCGTAATCCTCTGGAATCATGCCGAGATAGCGGTCGCGCTGGCTCTGGAGCCAGAGTTCCAGGTCCGAGGGCAGGGCCCGCCAGGCCCCCCGGCCCTCGCGTTTCCAGGCGGGCAGCCCCTGCTCGGCCACCAGGCGGCCGACCTCGCGCGGGCTCTCGCCGATGGCCAGGCCGATGGCCTTGGAGCCGCAGACGCAGAGCATCAGGCCCCCTGCCCGGCCCCGCGGCCCGGTCCCGCCACCAGCAGGTCGAACTCCCGGCCCCCGGCGGCCTCCAGCAGGGCGCGCATGGCCGAGGCGCTCTCCAGCACGGCGCGGCGGCCGTCCATGCGGCCGGGGCGGGTTCCGGGCAGGATGCAGCCCCGGGTGTCGGCGGCGGTGTTGCCGGGGTGGAAGAGGATGTGGCTTCGGCCCGGCACGCCGCGCACCTCGATGGCCCGGCCGAAGCGCGGGGAGTCCACGGGCGCGCAGCGGTAGCGGCCCTCGGGAATGCGCGAGACCTCGGGCGCGTTGTCCCGGTCGGGCAGCTCCAGGGTCAGGCAGAACAGGCGTCCGTCGATGCGCAGCACCCCCAGGGTGGCCTCCCCGGACTCCTCCAGGCGGATGATCTCGGCCAGCATGTCGGTCCTCCTCCGGGGCCTCGCCCCGCTTTCGGACCGGACTAGCCGGAAGCGCGGAAACCGTCCGGCCATATGGCGGCGGGACCGCATCCTGTTTTTTCCGTTTCCGGCCGAAAACCGCCCGGCGCTCGATCCTGTCCGGCGTGGGGCTTGCCCTGGCCCGGCCCGGCGGGCTAAAGGGAAGAAATCGCGGGAGGCCGCCCGAGGCCCCGCAACCACCGACAGTGAAGGAATCCCATGGCCCGGCTCGACAAGCTCACCGTGCGCGGCTTCAAGTCCATAAAAAGCCTGGAGGGCTTCGAACTGCGCAACCTGAACGTGCTCATCGGAGCCAACGGCGCGGGCAAGAGCAACTTCATCGGGCTGTTTAAAATGCTGGCGGCTCTGGATCGCAACAAGCTGAAACTCTTCACCGCTCAGAACGGGGGCCCAGATGCACTCCTGTACTATGGGCGCAAAACGACTGAACGATTCTCAATGGAAATGTTTTTCTCCAAAGAAAACTATGGATTTTCTCTTGTCCCTACCTCTTCAAATCTTTTTGTTTTTGAAGAAGAGCACTATGTTTCACCGACCCTCCTAGTGCCGTTTCATAGCCAGGGCGACCAAGAGTCCATGTTAAATGATTCTGCTGGATTGGGATCAAAGTTTACTTGGCAAACCTACCACTTCAATGACACCAGCGAATCCGCTAAAGTCAAACAGCTACACGGCTTGCATGACAACTTGCTATTCAAGCCCGACGCCGCCAACCTCGCTGCCTATCTGCGTGGGCTTCGCGAGGAATACGAGCCATCTTATACGCGCATCGTGGAAACGATCCGACTGGCGGCCCCGTTCTTCGGCGATTTCGTATTCCGCGCCAAACCAAGTGACACCATCGAGCTGGAGTGGACTGAACGCGGCGACCCGGACACCCCCCTGAAGGCCTTCGCCCTGTCCGACGGCACCCTGCGCTTCATCTGTCTGGCCACGCTCCTTCTGCAGCCGCCGGAACTCCTGCCCGACCTCGTGCTCATCGACGAACCCGAGCTGGGCCTGCATCCCTACGCCATCAACCTTCTGAGCGACATGCTCAAGCAGGCCGCGGAACAGAAGCAGATCATCGTCTCCACCCAGTCCGTGGAACTGCTGAACACCCTGGAGCCCGAGGACGTGGTGGTGGTGGACCGCGAGGACGACGCCAGCACCTTCCGGCGGCTGGACGCGGCAAGCCTCAAGGATTGGCTGGAAGACTACGCCCTGGGTGACCTCTGGAAGCAGAACGTGTTCGGCGGCAGGCCCGGCCGATGAGCCCGGTGCGCGTGTACGCCCTGGTCGAGGGCCAGACCGAGGAGGCGTTTCTCAACCTCGTGATTTCTCCCGCATTGGCTGAGGGACTTTCCCTGTGGCCGGTGAACCTCAGAGGCAACGTCTCGTTCGCGCGACTCAAGCTCCATGCCCGCAACCTCCTTCGCCAGGACAAGAACGCCGTCCTGACCACCTTCATCGACCTCTACGCCCTGCGCAACGATTTCCCGGACTACGCGGCGGCCATGCGAAAAACCGTCCTGGCCGACAGGCTGGCGACCCTGGAATCCGCCATGCACCGCGAACTGGTCGCCATTGGGGGAGAAGACTGCCGCCCGGAGCGCGTGATCCCGCACATCCAACCCCACGAGTTCGAGGGACTGCTCTTCTCCGACGTGGCCGCCCTGGCCAAAACCGAGGAAAACTGGGGAAAGAGTCTGGCCGCCCTGCAGCATGCCCGCGAAGGATTCGCGACCCCGGAAGAGATCAACGGCGGTCCCACGACCCACCCCTCGGCCCGGCTGAACGAGCTCGCCCCCCAATACCGCAAGACCATCCACGGCCCCCGGGCCGCCGGACGCGTCGGACTGGACGCCATGACGCGGGAATGCCCCCACTTCCGCGCCTGGTACGAAAGAATCCTGGCCCTCGTCCCTCTCTGATTTCAGCCTTTCCGCCACCGCGCGGGGGGTTTTGATTTTTTTCGCCCGCGCGTTGCCCTTGTGTCAAACCAAGCGTAGTTTCCAACGCAAGGCGTTGTTCCTGTCCAACCTCCGGCAAGGAGATTCCATGCGGGCGCCCCGCCTCAGCTCCATCCGGGCGGCCTTGTTCACCGTGGTGCTCGGAGCCATGCTCCCGGCCCTGGCCCTGCTTCTTTGGACCGGCGCGGAACACGCCCGCCACCTCAAGGAGGAGAGCGTCCAGGACGCCCGCCGCACCGTGGAGTCCCTGGCCCAGATCCAGGAACGCATCACCGAGAACACCCGCCAAATGCTCGCCACCCTGGCCGTGGTGCCCGAGGTGCGCCGGGGCGCGGCCCAGGGCGCCGCCCTGCTGCGCACCCTCCTGGACCAGAATCCCCAGTACACGAACGTCCTCCTGGTGGACGCCCGGGGCGACCTCCAGGCCACCGCCGTGGACGCCCCCATGGTGAACATCGCGGACCGCAAGCACTTCCAGGACGCCCTGGCCGGTCGGGGCTTCGCCGCCGGGGAGTACATCGTCAGCCGGACCACCAGCGAGCCCGCCTTTCCCTTCACCCAGGCCCTGCTCGACACCCACGGGAACGTCTCCGGCGTGCTCGTGGCCGCCTTCCGGCTCTCGTCCTACGGCCCCCTGCTGGACAAGCTCCGCCTGCCCCCGGACTCCATGCTCGGCATCGTGGACCACGCCGGGCGGCGGCTCTACCGCTATCCCGCCAAGGCCGACAGCCCCCTGGGCGCGGTGATCAAGGCCGAAAACCTGGCCGCCATCACCTCCGGGCCCGACGCCGACATCCTCTCCCTGCGCGGCACGGACGGCCTGCCCCGGCTCTACGCCTACAAGAAGCTGCGCCTCGCGCCCGGCGCGCCGCCCTACATGACCCTGGTGCTCGGCCTGCCCGAAAGCCCCCTGGCCGGACTGGCCCGCTCGGCCCTCACCCGCAACGTGATCCTGCTCGCGCTCGTCACGGTCCTGACCCTGTTCTCGGCCTGGTTCCTGGCCGAAACCGTCCTGGGCCGCAGGCTCCAGGCCATCACCGCCACGGCCGCGCGCATCAGCGAGGGCGACCTCGCCGCCCGCACCGGCCTGCCCCCCGAATCCTCGGACATCGGACAGGTGGCCCAGGCCCTGGACCGCATGGCCGAGGCCCTGCAGCAACGCGAACGGGAACAGGCCGAAAGCGCCGAAACCACGGCCCGCTCCCTGCGCGAAAAGGAAACCCTGCTCAAGGAAATCCATCACCGGGTCAAGAACAACCTCCAGCTCATCCTCTCCCTGGTGCGGCTCCAGGCCCTGCACGACGAGGGCACGCCCGGCCCGGACTTCCCCATCCGCATGGAGAACCGCATCCGGGCCATGGCCCTGGTCCACGAGATGCTCTACGAGTCCGACGACCTGGGCGGCGTGGACCTGGCCGTCTACGTGCCCCGCCTGACCCAGGCCGTGGTCAAGGCCGCGGCCCCGCCCGGCGGCGTCCAGCTCTCGATCGACACCGTCCCGGCCCGCCTGCCCCTGGACCAGGCCGTTCCCTTCGCCCTGCTGCTCAACGAACTGCTGACCAACGCCTGCAAGTACGGCCTGCCCCCCGACCGGCCCGGACGCCTGGACGTGTCCCTGGCCCGCGACAACGACGGGCTCGCCCTGCGCGTGGCCGACAACGGCCCGGGCCTGCCCCAGGACTTCGACCCCCTCCAGGGCCCCAGCCTCGGCATGCGCCTCGTCACCGGACTGGCCGACCAGCTCGGCGGCGCGCTCTCCTGGACCTCGGACAACGGCGCCGCCTTCACCCTCCACCTCCCTGGCTTCGGCGGCTTCGCCGCTTCATAAAAAGGCAAAAAATTCCCGATAGTTCGTCTTTCCATAATCCCCCGAAGGCGGCCGGCTTCGCCGGTCCACGGAGAGACAAAGAGACTCCCGGCATTTCGCCTTTCTATAATCCCCCGAAGGGGGCCGGCTTCGCCGGTTCATAGAAAACCAAAGAGGGACAGCGCCTTTCCGCCTTTCTGAAAACCCCCGAAGGGGGGGACATGAGCGAAAAGACGACGCGGACGGCGAAGGCTTCCCCGGGCGGGACCGAAATCCTGGCGGCTGTGGTGCGCGGGGCCGGGCGGCCGTTCTCCTTCGAGCGGCTGACGCTGGAGGCCCCCCGGCCGGACGAGGTGCTCGTGCGGCTGGCGGCCTGCGGGGTCTGCCACACGGACATCGGCTTCTGGGAGGCGGGCGACGACGGCCCGGTGGTCCTGGGCCACGAGGGCGCGGGCGTGGTCGAGGCCGTGGGCGCGGAGGTCCGGGGCCTGACCCCGGGCGACCACGTGGTCCTGACCATCATGTCCTGCGGCCGCTGCCCGGCCTGTCTGGACGAACGCCCGACGGCCTGCGAGCACTTCTGGGAGGCCAATTTCGGCTTCAGCCGCCTGGACGGCAGCAACGCCCTGTCCGGCGGGGTGCGCGGGCATTTCTTCGGCCAGTCGTCCTTCGCCACCCACGCCCTGGCCTCGGTCCGCAACGCCGTGCCCGTGCCCCGAGACCTGCCCCTGGAACCGCTGGCCCCGCTGGGCTGCGGATTCCAGACCGGCGCGGGCACGGTGCTCAACTCCCTGGCCGTCAAACCGGGCGAGAGCCTGCTCGTGCTCGGAACCGGCAGCGTGGGGTTGGCGGCGGTCATGGCCGGACGGCTGGCCGGGGCGGACCCGATCCTGGCCGTGGACCGCGTGCCCTCGCGGCTGGCCCTGGCCCTGGAGCTGGGCGCGACCCACGCCCTGGAGAGCGGCCCGGGCCTCGGGAAGCGAATCCGGGCCATCGCCGGGAAACTGGACCACGCCGTGGACAGCACCGGGGTCGCGGCGCTCATGCGCCTGGCCGGGGACCTGCTCAGGCCGGGCGGGAGCGCGGCGCTGCTCAGCGGGGCCGAGGGACCGGGCGAACTGCCCGACGGCCGCCGCGTCTTCGGGGTCATCCAGGGCGACGCCGTGCCCTGGCGCTTCATCCCCCAGCTCGTCGACCACTTCCGGGCCGGACGCTTCCCCCTGGACCGGCTCGTCAGCACCCTGCCCTTCCGCGACCTGGACCGGGCCGTGGCCGAATCCCTGAACGGGACCATCATCAAGCCCGTTCTGGAAATTTCTCCCGCCTTCGGCGCCCCCTTCGGGGGTTCATAAAAAGGCAAAAAATTCCCGATAGTTCGTCTTTCCATAATCCCCCGAAGGGGGCCGGCTTCGCCGGTCTACGGAGAGGCAAAGAGACTCCCGGCATCTCGTCTTTCCATAATCCGCCGAAGGCGGCCGGCTTCGCCGGTTTATAGAAAACCGAAGAGGGACAGCGCCTTATCGCCTTTCTATAATCCCCCGAAGGGGGGGCGGAGGTGGAGAGCGAAGGCCTGGGCGGCGGCGGGATTGGGGGCGCGCGTGCAGAGGGCCAGGGCGTAGACGCAGGCCGCGCCCCGGCGTTCGATGGTTTCCCCGGGCCGGGCCCCGGCGGTGCGGACCGCGGCCCGGGCGTAGACCTCGTTCAGCCGGGGGTCGCCCAGGTTCACGCGCGGGTCCAGGGCCACGAAGCGGAGCCCGCGCTGGACGGCCACGGAACGGTACTCCCAGGCGTAGTCCAGGCTGCCGTCCTGGAGCCGGACAACGAGGTCCGAGGCCCGGGGCAGGACGTTCTCCGGCCGCCGGGAGGCCAGAAGCCGCGCGGCCAGCCCGGGTTCGTCGTGGAAGATTTCGGCGAGCTGAAGGACCATCAGGGCGCGGTAGCCGCAGGGGTCCTGGTCCGGGTCGGAATGGCCCCAGGCCACGCCGGGTTCCGACAGGACGCGGAACCAGTTGTCCGGGCCGATGCGGTCCGCGTGGCGGCTCGCGTCCGTGTGGCAGAGCGCCATCTCGTTCCCCGCGAAGGGCACGGCGCGTTCCGCGTGCTCCGGGACCAGAACCTGCTCGATGACCTCGGCGTCGGCCGAAAGGAACAGGTCCGCGACCACGCGGCCCGAGGCGATGTCCCGGGCCAGGGCCGCGCTGCCCCCGGCCACCCGGCGGACGCGCAGACCCGGATGCAGGGCCTCGAACTCCGCGCACAAACGCTCCAGCGGCGCGCTCAGACTGCCCGCGTGAAGCACCAGCAATTCCCCACTCAGCATCTCTTCCTCCCCGGCTTCGCCGCCCCCTTCGGGGGTTCATAGACCGGCTTCGCCGGTTTATAGAAAACCAAAGAGGCCGGTTTCGCCGGTCTACGGAGAGGCAAAGAGACTCCCGGCATTTCGTCTTTCCATAATCCGCCGAAGGCGGCCGGCTTCGCCGATTCATAGAAAACCAAAGAGGGACAGCGCCTTTCCGCCTTTCTAAAAACCCCCGAAGGGGGCGGCGAAGCCGGAGATGCGGCGCACGGCTTCGGCCACGCCGTCCTCGCGGGCCATGGCCGCGCCCAGTTCCGAGGCCCGGCGGGCCATGGACGGGTCGTCCAGGACGCGCTTCAGGGCCCGGGCAAGTTGTTCCGAGGTGAGCTTGAGCCGTTTCAGGCCCGGCCCGGCCGCGCCGAGGCGGGCCAGCTCCGCCCCCCAGAAGAACTGGTCGGCCATGTGGGCCACCACCACGGAGGGCCGCCCGGCCAGGAGGCTCGCCTGGGTGGTGCCCGAGCCGCCGTGATGCGCCACGGCCGCGCAGCGAGGG encodes:
- a CDS encoding AAA family ATPase; translation: MARLDKLTVRGFKSIKSLEGFELRNLNVLIGANGAGKSNFIGLFKMLAALDRNKLKLFTAQNGGPDALLYYGRKTTERFSMEMFFSKENYGFSLVPTSSNLFVFEEEHYVSPTLLVPFHSQGDQESMLNDSAGLGSKFTWQTYHFNDTSESAKVKQLHGLHDNLLFKPDAANLAAYLRGLREEYEPSYTRIVETIRLAAPFFGDFVFRAKPSDTIELEWTERGDPDTPLKAFALSDGTLRFICLATLLLQPPELLPDLVLIDEPELGLHPYAINLLSDMLKQAAEQKQIIVSTQSVELLNTLEPEDVVVVDREDDASTFRRLDAASLKDWLEDYALGDLWKQNVFGGRPGR
- a CDS encoding DUF4276 family protein; the protein is MSPVRVYALVEGQTEEAFLNLVISPALAEGLSLWPVNLRGNVSFARLKLHARNLLRQDKNAVLTTFIDLYALRNDFPDYAAAMRKTVLADRLATLESAMHRELVAIGGEDCRPERVIPHIQPHEFEGLLFSDVAALAKTEENWGKSLAALQHAREGFATPEEINGGPTTHPSARLNELAPQYRKTIHGPRAAGRVGLDAMTRECPHFRAWYERILALVPL
- a CDS encoding sensor histidine kinase, with amino-acid sequence MRAPRLSSIRAALFTVVLGAMLPALALLLWTGAEHARHLKEESVQDARRTVESLAQIQERITENTRQMLATLAVVPEVRRGAAQGAALLRTLLDQNPQYTNVLLVDARGDLQATAVDAPMVNIADRKHFQDALAGRGFAAGEYIVSRTTSEPAFPFTQALLDTHGNVSGVLVAAFRLSSYGPLLDKLRLPPDSMLGIVDHAGRRLYRYPAKADSPLGAVIKAENLAAITSGPDADILSLRGTDGLPRLYAYKKLRLAPGAPPYMTLVLGLPESPLAGLARSALTRNVILLALVTVLTLFSAWFLAETVLGRRLQAITATAARISEGDLAARTGLPPESSDIGQVAQALDRMAEALQQREREQAESAETTARSLREKETLLKEIHHRVKNNLQLILSLVRLQALHDEGTPGPDFPIRMENRIRAMALVHEMLYESDDLGGVDLAVYVPRLTQAVVKAAAPPGGVQLSIDTVPARLPLDQAVPFALLLNELLTNACKYGLPPDRPGRLDVSLARDNDGLALRVADNGPGLPQDFDPLQGPSLGMRLVTGLADQLGGALSWTSDNGAAFTLHLPGFGGFAAS
- a CDS encoding NAD(P)-dependent alcohol dehydrogenase, which encodes MSEKTTRTAKASPGGTEILAAVVRGAGRPFSFERLTLEAPRPDEVLVRLAACGVCHTDIGFWEAGDDGPVVLGHEGAGVVEAVGAEVRGLTPGDHVVLTIMSCGRCPACLDERPTACEHFWEANFGFSRLDGSNALSGGVRGHFFGQSSFATHALASVRNAVPVPRDLPLEPLAPLGCGFQTGAGTVLNSLAVKPGESLLVLGTGSVGLAAVMAGRLAGADPILAVDRVPSRLALALELGATHALESGPGLGKRIRAIAGKLDHAVDSTGVAALMRLAGDLLRPGGSAALLSGAEGPGELPDGRRVFGVIQGDAVPWRFIPQLVDHFRAGRFPLDRLVSTLPFRDLDRAVAESLNGTIIKPVLEISPAFGAPFGGS
- a CDS encoding extracellular solute-binding protein, which translates into the protein MLSGELLVLHAGSLSAPLERLCAEFEALHPGLRVRRVAGGSAALARDIASGRVVADLFLSADAEVIEQVLVPEHAERAVPFAGNEMALCHTDASRHADRIGPDNWFRVLSEPGVAWGHSDPDQDPCGYRALMVLQLAEIFHDEPGLAARLLASRRPENVLPRASDLVVRLQDGSLDYAWEYRSVAVQRGLRFVALDPRVNLGDPRLNEVYARAAVRTAGARPGETIERRGAACVYALALCTRAPNPAAAQAFALHLRPPFGGL